In a genomic window of Dyadobacter fermentans DSM 18053:
- a CDS encoding thioredoxin domain-containing protein → MKTFKPLFALVWLLIAHTALNAQTAPAAAAKRDLVSFEEFETRLARAGKNAQILDARLPEEYAQNHLEGALSFSVANEADFSNAVAKLDKGKPTFIYSIGNGRSGKLAKDLRDNGFQDVTELPGGLSKWIGLGKPVVSTVGPGLSLADYQASLKSDKLILVDFGSRYCGSCKRLAPIVDSIKHEQANAVKVITIEAYENKALIKQVGVTALPTLILYRGDKVVWKKTGVTPKGEIERVLAEANL, encoded by the coding sequence ATGAAAACTTTCAAACCATTGTTCGCATTGGTATGGCTGCTCATTGCCCATACCGCACTGAATGCCCAGACGGCACCAGCCGCCGCTGCAAAGCGTGACCTCGTTTCCTTTGAAGAATTTGAAACACGACTGGCGCGGGCCGGCAAAAACGCACAGATCCTCGACGCCCGCCTGCCCGAGGAGTACGCCCAGAACCACCTCGAAGGCGCTTTGAGTTTCAGCGTCGCCAACGAAGCAGATTTCTCGAACGCCGTGGCCAAGCTGGACAAAGGCAAACCAACCTTCATTTACTCCATCGGCAACGGCCGCAGCGGTAAACTGGCGAAAGACCTTCGTGACAACGGGTTCCAAGACGTTACCGAACTGCCGGGCGGATTGAGCAAATGGATCGGCCTCGGTAAGCCGGTAGTGTCCACGGTTGGCCCGGGCTTATCCCTCGCCGACTACCAGGCGTCGCTGAAATCGGACAAGCTAATACTCGTGGACTTCGGCTCGCGCTACTGCGGTTCCTGCAAACGACTGGCTCCCATTGTGGATTCTATCAAACATGAGCAGGCCAATGCCGTGAAGGTGATCACGATCGAAGCCTATGAAAACAAGGCGCTTATCAAGCAAGTAGGTGTGACCGCATTGCCGACATTGATTCTCTACCGGGGCGACAAAGTGGTTTGGAAGAAAACCGGCGTAACGCCGAAAGGGGAGATTGAGAGGGTGCTGGCGGAGGCGAATTTGTGA
- a CDS encoding sulfatase-like hydrolase/transferase, with protein MYKLTLTILLAVLTAAMSPATAQDRPNILWIVSEDNTVLLGSYGDQFATTPNLDQFAAGSIRYKNAFSTAPVCAPSRNTLITGMYPPSLGTEHMRSVYPSPAFVKFFPKYLREAGYYTTNNAKKDYNTPDQTDAWDESSNKATYKNRKPGQPFFAVFNLNVSHESSLHEPLPALKHDPEKVPLPPYHPATPELKHDWAQYYDKLEEMDRQFGRLLQELKDEGLAENTIVFYYADNGGVLARSKRFMYESGLHVPLIVHLPPKYAHLASQKSGTVSDRLVTFLDFAPTVLSLVDIKVPEYMQGGAFLGKQQKPEPPYAFGFRGRMDERIDMSRSVRDKKFRYIRNYLPNKIYGQYLEYLWRAPSVKSWEELYKAGKLNAVQSKFWEAKPAEELFDVDADPHNIKNLADDPKYKKDLERLRKANAEWMAKYKDVGFIPEAIIYEIAKKTPLYDYARSGQYNFGKIAATADLASSRTAAHTQALIKALADTDPSVRYWGATGLTVLKAAAGKDALRKALKDPEPAVRIAAAEALYVTGADKTAAVATLTDALKSDNPYARLQALNVLDLAGKDAAPAIPGAEQIAAQKPEMFDYDIRAAKVLLNNFKNSK; from the coding sequence ATGTATAAACTAACCCTTACAATTCTTCTGGCGGTGCTCACCGCCGCCATGTCCCCGGCCACTGCGCAGGACCGTCCGAATATCCTCTGGATTGTCAGCGAGGATAATACCGTTCTGCTGGGCAGCTACGGCGATCAATTTGCCACCACGCCCAACCTGGACCAGTTTGCGGCCGGAAGCATCCGCTACAAAAATGCATTTTCGACGGCTCCCGTGTGTGCACCTTCGCGTAACACGCTCATTACCGGCATGTACCCGCCATCGCTGGGCACGGAGCACATGCGGAGCGTGTACCCGTCGCCGGCATTCGTGAAGTTTTTCCCGAAATACCTCCGGGAAGCGGGCTACTATACCACCAACAATGCCAAAAAGGATTACAACACGCCCGACCAAACCGACGCCTGGGACGAATCGAGCAACAAGGCGACTTACAAGAACCGGAAACCGGGACAGCCGTTTTTTGCGGTATTTAATCTGAATGTGTCTCACGAAAGTTCGCTGCACGAGCCATTGCCTGCATTGAAGCACGATCCCGAAAAAGTGCCGCTGCCGCCATATCACCCGGCGACCCCGGAGCTGAAACACGACTGGGCGCAATACTACGATAAGCTGGAAGAAATGGACCGGCAATTCGGGCGCTTATTGCAGGAATTGAAGGACGAAGGGCTGGCCGAAAATACGATCGTTTTTTACTATGCCGACAATGGCGGTGTGCTGGCGCGCAGCAAGCGGTTTATGTATGAATCGGGTTTGCATGTGCCGCTAATTGTCCATTTGCCGCCGAAATACGCGCATTTGGCCAGCCAAAAATCGGGTACGGTGTCGGACAGGCTGGTGACGTTCCTGGATTTCGCGCCTACGGTGCTGAGTCTGGTGGATATTAAAGTGCCGGAATATATGCAGGGAGGCGCATTTTTGGGCAAACAACAGAAGCCGGAGCCTCCGTATGCATTCGGTTTCAGGGGCAGAATGGACGAGCGGATCGATATGTCGCGGTCGGTGCGGGACAAGAAGTTTCGGTATATCCGGAATTACCTGCCCAATAAAATTTATGGTCAATACCTGGAATACCTGTGGCGTGCGCCGTCGGTGAAGTCGTGGGAAGAGCTCTACAAGGCTGGAAAACTGAATGCCGTGCAGTCGAAATTCTGGGAAGCGAAGCCTGCCGAAGAACTTTTTGACGTAGACGCCGATCCGCACAATATCAAGAACCTGGCGGACGATCCGAAATATAAAAAGGATCTGGAAAGATTGCGGAAGGCGAATGCGGAGTGGATGGCGAAGTACAAGGACGTAGGCTTTATCCCCGAAGCGATCATCTACGAAATCGCCAAAAAGACTCCTTTGTACGATTATGCGCGGAGCGGGCAATACAATTTCGGGAAAATAGCCGCTACCGCCGACTTGGCGTCGTCACGCACTGCTGCTCACACGCAGGCGCTCATCAAAGCCCTGGCGGATACTGATCCGTCGGTACGGTACTGGGGCGCGACCGGCCTCACGGTCTTGAAAGCAGCAGCAGGCAAAGACGCTTTGCGGAAAGCGCTGAAAGACCCTGAACCCGCCGTGCGCATTGCCGCCGCCGAAGCACTCTACGTGACCGGTGCCGACAAGACCGCGGCCGTAGCGACGCTGACCGACGCATTGAAAAGCGATAATCCGTACGCCCGGCTGCAAGCCCTGAATGTGCTCGACCTGGCGGGCAAAGACGCCGCTCCGGCCATTCCGGGCGCGGAGCAAATCGCAGCACAAAAGCCTGAAATGTTCGATTACGACATTCGCGCTGCCAAAGTGCTGCTCAATAATTTCAAAAATTCAAAGTAA
- a CDS encoding NADP-dependent glyceraldehyde-3-phosphate dehydrogenase has product MDFNSTLRNIFVEEKDIPAEFSLPSLIHQREYLCNGEMKTWDGPFHEVYSPIAVQTPNGLERKLIGSYPLCTATEASEALEAAVTAYNSGRGEWPTMGVAERIQCVEQFTGRMIEKKDIIVKLIMWEIGKSFADSVKEFDRTVEYIYATIDSLKNLDRDSSGFDIVDGIAAQVRRSPLGVVLCMGPFNYPLNETFTTLIPALIMGNTLLFKPPKFGTLLHYPLQEAFRDCFPKGVVNVIYGRGNAIVPGLMQSGKINVLTLIGSSKVANELKKSHPKVNRLRAVLGLDAKNAAIVTPNADLELAVKEIITGSLSFNGQRCTALKIIWVHRSVADAFLEKFSAAVAELKFGMPWEKGVALTPLPETNKIEYLNDCIADAQAHGAQVVNENGGKSEGSFFYPAVVYPVNSQMKLYHEEQFGPIVPVVPFDDLEETIDFLIESTHGQQVSIFSNNADEVASLIDPLVNQVSRVNINTQCQRGPDVFPFTGRKDSAEGTLSVPDAIRAFSIRSLVAFKMNAANKQLINEIVHEDTSNFLSTKFIF; this is encoded by the coding sequence ATGGATTTCAATTCCACGTTAAGGAACATCTTTGTTGAAGAAAAAGACATTCCGGCGGAGTTCAGCCTGCCATCGCTGATCCACCAGCGGGAATACCTTTGCAATGGCGAAATGAAGACCTGGGACGGGCCTTTCCACGAAGTTTACTCACCGATTGCCGTGCAAACGCCCAACGGTCTGGAACGCAAACTGATCGGCAGCTACCCCCTATGCACAGCTACCGAGGCATCGGAGGCGCTGGAAGCCGCCGTAACCGCCTACAACAGCGGGCGCGGCGAATGGCCTACAATGGGCGTAGCTGAGCGCATTCAATGCGTGGAGCAGTTCACCGGCCGCATGATTGAGAAGAAAGACATCATCGTGAAGCTCATCATGTGGGAAATCGGTAAATCATTCGCCGACTCCGTTAAAGAATTCGATCGTACCGTTGAATACATTTACGCAACCATCGATTCCCTCAAAAACCTGGACCGCGACTCGTCGGGATTCGATATCGTGGACGGCATTGCCGCGCAGGTTCGCCGCTCTCCGCTGGGCGTTGTGCTTTGCATGGGGCCGTTCAACTACCCGCTCAACGAAACGTTCACAACCCTGATCCCCGCACTGATCATGGGTAATACATTGCTTTTCAAACCGCCGAAATTCGGTACGCTGCTGCATTATCCATTGCAGGAAGCGTTCCGCGACTGCTTTCCGAAGGGTGTGGTGAACGTAATTTACGGTCGTGGTAATGCCATCGTGCCGGGCCTGATGCAATCGGGCAAGATCAACGTGCTGACGCTCATCGGTTCGAGCAAAGTGGCTAATGAGTTGAAAAAATCCCACCCGAAAGTGAACCGCCTGCGCGCGGTACTGGGGCTGGATGCCAAGAATGCGGCCATCGTCACGCCGAATGCGGACCTGGAACTGGCGGTGAAAGAGATCATTACCGGATCGCTTTCGTTTAATGGTCAGCGTTGCACGGCCCTAAAAATCATATGGGTGCACCGCAGCGTAGCCGACGCATTCCTCGAAAAATTCAGCGCGGCCGTGGCCGAACTGAAATTCGGGATGCCCTGGGAAAAAGGTGTGGCGCTCACGCCGCTGCCCGAAACCAACAAAATTGAATACCTCAACGACTGCATTGCCGACGCCCAGGCGCACGGCGCGCAGGTGGTGAACGAAAACGGCGGTAAATCGGAAGGCTCGTTCTTCTACCCGGCCGTGGTGTACCCGGTGAACAGCCAGATGAAACTCTATCACGAAGAGCAGTTCGGCCCGATCGTCCCAGTGGTACCATTCGACGACCTGGAAGAAACGATCGACTTCCTCATCGAATCGACGCACGGCCAGCAGGTCAGCATTTTCAGCAACAACGCCGACGAAGTAGCCTCCCTCATCGACCCATTGGTAAACCAAGTGAGCCGTGTGAACATTAACACCCAATGCCAGCGCGGCCCTGACGTATTCCCGTTCACCGGTCGCAAAGACAGCGCCGAAGGCACCCTCTCGGTACCGGACGCCATCCGCGCCTTCTCGATCCGCTCGCTGGTAGCCTTCAAAATGAATGCCGCCAATAAGCAACTGATCAACGAAATCGTGCATGAGGACACCTCCAACTTTTTAAGTACGAAGTTTATATTCTAA
- a CDS encoding arylsulfatase — translation MMGKIYRPWNKLSLGALAVLAASGVHAQYAPTPAYQGKIGKTVAETQQSWPEKKKAAKGSPNVVWILLDDIGYGAISTFGGLINTPTLDSLANNGLRYTNFHTTAICAPTRASLLTGRNQHSVHMGLFPETAIGTPGYDAIIPLEKGTIAEILKDNGYNTFALGKWHITPLADLTPAGPFNRWPTGRGFEQFYGFPSRGSIDQWHPELWEGTHREPDRQDGKHFNELIADRAISYLASQKSGSPDKPFFLYVATGAGHSPHQVAKKWSDKYKGKFDAGWDAYREQVLANQIRLGVVPKTAKVPPRNPGVKEWSSLGADEKKLYARFMETYAGFLEQTDYEIGRVINHIRETGELDNTIVIVSVGDNGASKEGTFVGTVNNFGTGIPEEERLKKNIEQIDLIGTEFSKVNYPLGWAAATNVPFRHWKQDANSEGGTHNPLIVFYPKGIKEKGGIRNQYGHVSDILPTTLELLNIKAPAVLNGIKQDPIEGTSLAYSLNDAGAKSRHTVQYYEIRGSRSIYKDGWKAGSLHVKGQDFEKDKWELYNVNEDFNETNDLAASNPGKLKELKALFDSEALKYNVYPLKDGTEPFTLPTAYNHVDRVVLYPGQSTIIDIASPFALKRSFSIIADVELSGVQAEGVLLSRGGAAGGLSFFIQNQKLHFTYAVGDGNKYVVSSANATLPAGKAELKASVQYDQNGGGAVTLYVNNSKVGEGTLPKTSDALYLHEGVNVGFDDLTPVGDTYKVPFAFTDKIRKVTIDLAPAQQAHLGAK, via the coding sequence ATGATGGGAAAAATTTATCGTCCGTGGAATAAATTATCGCTGGGTGCACTGGCCGTGCTCGCAGCGAGCGGCGTGCATGCGCAATATGCACCGACGCCCGCTTACCAGGGCAAAATCGGTAAAACGGTGGCGGAAACGCAGCAATCGTGGCCGGAGAAGAAAAAAGCCGCCAAAGGCTCGCCCAACGTCGTGTGGATCTTGCTGGACGACATTGGTTACGGCGCCATCAGCACATTCGGCGGGCTGATCAACACCCCGACGCTCGACAGCCTGGCCAACAACGGCTTGCGCTACACCAATTTTCACACTACCGCCATTTGCGCACCCACGCGGGCATCGCTGCTCACCGGCCGCAACCAGCATTCGGTGCATATGGGCCTATTCCCGGAAACGGCCATTGGCACGCCCGGCTACGACGCGATCATCCCGCTTGAAAAAGGTACCATCGCCGAAATCCTGAAAGACAACGGCTACAACACATTTGCATTGGGCAAATGGCACATAACCCCGCTCGCGGACCTCACGCCTGCGGGGCCCTTCAACCGCTGGCCGACAGGGCGCGGATTCGAGCAATTTTACGGGTTTCCATCGCGCGGTAGCATTGATCAGTGGCACCCCGAGCTCTGGGAAGGCACCCACCGCGAGCCCGACCGGCAGGATGGCAAGCATTTCAACGAACTCATCGCCGACCGGGCGATCAGCTATCTGGCGAGCCAGAAATCCGGCAGTCCCGACAAGCCGTTTTTCCTTTATGTGGCAACCGGCGCGGGCCACTCGCCGCATCAGGTTGCCAAAAAATGGTCGGATAAGTACAAGGGCAAGTTCGATGCCGGTTGGGATGCTTACCGGGAGCAGGTGCTGGCCAACCAGATCAGGCTGGGCGTTGTGCCGAAAACCGCCAAAGTGCCGCCGCGCAACCCGGGCGTGAAGGAATGGAGCTCGCTGGGCGCCGATGAGAAAAAGCTCTACGCGCGTTTTATGGAGACATATGCGGGATTTTTGGAACAAACAGACTACGAAATCGGGCGGGTGATTAACCACATCCGGGAAACGGGCGAACTGGATAATACCATCGTGATTGTGTCGGTAGGGGACAATGGCGCGAGCAAGGAGGGGACTTTTGTGGGTACGGTCAATAATTTCGGAACCGGCATTCCGGAGGAAGAGCGCCTGAAAAAGAACATTGAGCAAATCGATCTCATCGGCACTGAGTTTTCCAAAGTAAACTATCCGCTCGGCTGGGCCGCGGCAACCAACGTGCCATTCCGCCATTGGAAGCAGGATGCGAATTCGGAAGGTGGTACGCACAATCCGCTCATCGTTTTTTATCCAAAGGGAATCAAGGAAAAAGGAGGAATCCGCAACCAGTACGGGCATGTTTCCGACATTCTGCCTACCACACTCGAACTGCTGAACATCAAGGCGCCCGCCGTTTTGAACGGTATCAAACAAGACCCGATCGAGGGCACCAGCCTGGCTTACAGCCTCAATGACGCCGGCGCGAAAAGCCGCCATACGGTCCAATACTACGAGATCCGCGGCTCACGGTCGATTTACAAGGACGGGTGGAAGGCAGGTTCTCTGCACGTGAAAGGCCAGGATTTTGAAAAAGACAAATGGGAGCTTTATAATGTCAATGAAGATTTCAACGAAACCAACGACCTGGCAGCATCCAATCCGGGCAAGTTGAAGGAGCTGAAAGCATTGTTCGATAGTGAAGCTTTGAAATACAACGTTTACCCGCTCAAAGACGGAACGGAGCCATTTACATTACCGACGGCCTATAACCATGTGGACAGGGTAGTGCTGTACCCAGGCCAATCGACGATCATCGACATCGCCAGCCCGTTTGCATTGAAACGCTCGTTTTCTATCATCGCGGATGTGGAGTTGTCGGGCGTGCAGGCAGAAGGTGTGCTGCTATCGAGAGGCGGAGCGGCGGGCGGGCTGAGCTTTTTTATCCAAAATCAGAAACTGCATTTCACCTACGCCGTGGGCGATGGCAACAAATATGTGGTAAGTTCCGCAAACGCCACGCTGCCGGCCGGAAAGGCAGAACTCAAAGCAAGCGTGCAATATGATCAGAATGGCGGCGGCGCGGTTACTTTGTATGTCAATAATTCCAAGGTAGGGGAAGGGACGCTTCCGAAAACCTCGGATGCATTGTACCTGCATGAAGGCGTGAACGTAGGTTTTGATGACCTTACGCCGGTAGGGGACACCTACAAAGTGCCTTTTGCATTTACCGATAAGATAAGGAAAGTAACCATCGACCTCGCCCCGGCGCAGCAGGCACATCTGGGTGCGAAATAG
- a CDS encoding RagB/SusD family nutrient uptake outer membrane protein, translating into MKAFKYILLGFTAFASLSCEEFLKEEPEAFLSEEQYYKTQADAVNAVNAVYFFLNSGGSSVQTPYNTLFNTGMNMAGDDEDPGPGATNPDVRSLSVLAHSSTNLRIYEIWQQHYAAIKKANVVLEKVPAIQFDEALKTRLLGETKFLRALYYFNLVRLYGDVPLILEYQKYVNASDYEVAKSPSADIYAQIEKDLTEAAAVLPASYASPNVGRATAGAAKALLAKVYLAEASFPLKVSAKYQSAVNKAEEALSAADGGTGNYGYDLVTNYAEVFLPAFKNNKEHIFSAQFKSNSLAQGNNEWPRSILAGVPGLNGNYAHMVRYYTQGNDKFFSVYKLYKPGDKRRDVTFVRSFTSPSNGRKYSLPIVNAAVPNDSTPFWNKYADPSSTAVTNQSAANVPIIRYAELLLIHAEAENEANGPTQKAYKSLNRVRNRAGLPNLTTGLTKDQFRDSVYLDRRLELTYEYQRWFDLIRQRDAAYNSTFVANQQKVGKTNAAPKHVFYPIPQSEIDNNALLKQNPLWE; encoded by the coding sequence ATGAAAGCATTTAAATATATTCTGTTGGGTTTCACGGCATTTGCGTCGCTTTCCTGCGAGGAATTCCTGAAAGAGGAGCCCGAGGCATTTTTGTCAGAAGAGCAGTATTACAAGACGCAGGCGGATGCCGTCAATGCCGTGAATGCGGTGTATTTCTTCCTGAATTCGGGAGGGTCTTCGGTTCAAACGCCTTATAATACGCTTTTTAACACGGGTATGAACATGGCAGGCGACGACGAAGATCCGGGGCCGGGTGCCACCAATCCCGACGTGCGTTCGCTATCCGTGCTGGCGCATTCGTCCACCAATCTTCGGATTTACGAAATCTGGCAGCAGCATTATGCCGCTATCAAAAAAGCGAATGTGGTGCTGGAAAAAGTGCCTGCCATTCAGTTTGATGAGGCTCTGAAAACGCGTTTGCTGGGTGAGACCAAATTCCTGCGTGCATTGTATTATTTCAACCTGGTGCGCTTGTATGGCGACGTTCCGTTGATTCTCGAATACCAGAAATACGTGAATGCATCGGATTATGAAGTCGCCAAATCGCCATCGGCGGACATTTATGCGCAAATCGAGAAAGACCTTACGGAAGCCGCAGCCGTGCTTCCGGCTAGCTATGCGTCGCCGAATGTGGGGCGTGCCACGGCCGGTGCTGCCAAGGCGTTGCTTGCGAAAGTGTACCTGGCGGAGGCTTCGTTTCCGTTGAAAGTGAGTGCAAAATACCAGTCGGCGGTGAACAAGGCGGAGGAAGCGCTGTCGGCTGCTGACGGCGGTACGGGAAATTATGGTTACGACCTTGTTACGAATTATGCCGAAGTTTTCCTGCCTGCATTCAAAAACAACAAAGAGCACATTTTCTCCGCACAATTTAAGTCCAACTCGCTCGCACAAGGCAACAACGAATGGCCACGCTCGATCCTGGCCGGCGTGCCGGGCCTGAATGGCAACTACGCCCACATGGTGCGGTACTACACGCAGGGCAACGACAAGTTTTTCAGCGTTTACAAATTGTATAAGCCTGGTGATAAGCGTCGTGACGTTACCTTCGTGAGGAGCTTCACCAGCCCGTCAAACGGCCGCAAGTATTCGCTTCCGATCGTCAATGCGGCCGTACCGAACGATTCGACGCCATTTTGGAATAAATATGCCGATCCTTCATCGACGGCTGTTACAAACCAGTCGGCAGCCAATGTCCCCATTATCCGCTATGCCGAACTGCTGCTGATCCACGCGGAGGCCGAAAACGAAGCGAACGGCCCTACGCAAAAAGCCTACAAATCGCTGAATAGGGTCCGTAACCGCGCGGGCCTGCCCAACCTAACTACCGGGCTGACGAAAGACCAGTTCCGCGACTCGGTATACCTCGACCGTCGCCTGGAACTCACCTACGAATACCAGCGCTGGTTTGACCTGATCCGCCAGCGCGACGCTGCCTACAACAGCACGTTCGTAGCCAACCAGCAAAAAGTAGGCAAAACCAACGCCGCACCGAAGCACGTGTTCTACCCGATTCCGCAGTCGGAAATAGACAATAATGCTTTGCTGAAACAAAACCCGCTTTGGGAATAG